A window of Sutcliffiella cohnii contains these coding sequences:
- a CDS encoding NAD-dependent epimerase/dehydratase family protein, whose product MKVLVIGGTRFLGRFIVEEALKQGHEVTLFNRGNNQELFPQLETIIGDRTEDLSLLDTGKWDAAIDTCGFTPRAVDEMTKMLADKIDHYTYISSISVYKDWAVNNIDESYDVQTLSDDQVNEIGYGTSEQINEHYGALKARCEQTAEQNLPNKTFSIRAGLLVGPHDYTDRFTYWVERIQKGGKVFVPGRKDRPLQWIDARDLASWIVKKVDEKVTGVYNVTGPAEMLTMENFLKACIEVTNSSSQLIWADEQFVTQKEIAPWSQLPLWIPETTPLPGQKEPWIGTFTININKALHLGLTFRPIEETVHDTLQWDLTRGSRKKTAGLTLQLEKELLEEYLNE is encoded by the coding sequence ATGAAAGTATTAGTTATAGGTGGTACTCGTTTTTTAGGACGTTTTATTGTGGAGGAAGCGTTAAAACAAGGTCATGAAGTTACATTGTTTAACCGCGGAAACAATCAAGAACTATTTCCGCAACTTGAAACAATTATAGGGGACCGTACAGAGGATCTTTCTTTATTAGATACCGGTAAATGGGATGCTGCCATTGATACTTGTGGCTTTACCCCTAGAGCTGTAGACGAAATGACTAAGATGTTAGCAGATAAAATTGATCATTATACATACATATCTAGTATTTCAGTATATAAAGATTGGGCAGTTAATAATATTGATGAATCATACGATGTACAAACCCTTTCTGATGATCAGGTGAATGAAATTGGCTATGGTACTTCAGAACAAATTAATGAACATTATGGAGCGTTAAAAGCACGATGCGAACAAACTGCAGAACAAAATTTACCTAACAAAACTTTTTCTATTCGTGCTGGCTTATTAGTTGGACCTCACGACTATACGGACCGATTTACTTATTGGGTTGAAAGAATTCAAAAAGGCGGAAAAGTATTCGTTCCTGGTAGAAAAGACCGGCCATTACAATGGATTGATGCCCGTGATTTAGCTAGTTGGATTGTGAAAAAAGTCGATGAGAAAGTTACTGGCGTTTATAACGTAACTGGACCTGCTGAAATGTTAACGATGGAAAACTTTCTAAAAGCATGCATTGAAGTTACGAATAGTTCTTCCCAACTTATATGGGCGGATGAGCAATTTGTTACACAAAAGGAAATTGCGCCATGGTCTCAATTACCTTTATGGATTCCAGAAACTACACCTCTCCCTGGACAAAAAGAACCTTGGATTGGTACGTTCACAATAAATATTAATAAAGCTTTACATTTAGGGCTAACATTTCGACCAATTGAGGAAACAGTCCACGATACACTTCAGTGGGATTTAACTCGTGGAAGCCGAAAAAAAACTGCTGGTTTAACGTTACAATTAGAGAAAGAACTTTTAGAAGAATATTTAAACGAATAG